Sequence from the Salinicoccus sp. Bachu38 genome:
CAACTACAAGATGAATGCTTTCCAGACGAGACGCACATCCGGGAAACTGATGAAGAATCCGATAGGACCTATAATAGATGACAGTCCCAAACTGTTCACAAAGAAAAATACCAAGTCGAAGGAGATCGATGCTGCGTTTACAGTCATCATCGACCAGTCATTCTCCATGACTGAAAATCTTGAAGGTTGCCGGAATGGCGTCATCATAGTGAATAATATTCTAAAGTCTTTGGGAATACCGCACCGCATCGTCTCCCATCATGAGGATACCTTTGAAGTGATGAAAAATCATTACCCCAATAATATTTATGAACATATGGATTTCGAGAGATCCAAGTATTATTACCCCGTCTCCCTTATGGATCTCGAGGCTTCCGGAGATAACCGTGATGGACTCGTCATCAAGCATGAGACCGGAAAGCTGCAGTTGCGCAGTGAGAAGGATCGTTTCATCATCATGTTCTCCGATGGCCTGCCAAGTGCCGAACAGTACAATCAGAGTGGAATCATAGATACGCATGAAGCAGTACAGGAGGCCAGGAAGTCGGGCATCCAGGTCATCAATATCTTCATAGACGAATCGAATGAAGGAAATACACTTGCTGCCATCAAAAATATCTATGATACCAACACCATCATCGTCAATAATGCTGAGGAAATCGCTTCTGCATTGCCGAATCTGCTCAAGAGAATACTGACCAAAATACTAGTGTAGCTTTTCACAAATTGTAATATCTGACAATTAAGAATTTTATGGACTTAAAGGGGTTTGTATTGTAAACTAAGGTTTACCATTTCAATAACTTTTACGTATTAGGAGGTCAAATAATGAGTTTCAAACACAGCATCATCATCGGGTTCATGCTTTTTGCCATGTTCTTTGGGGCAGGGAACCTGATTTTCCCACCAGGTCTTGGTTTCCAAAGCGGAGACTATTTTTGGATGGCAATCATCGGCTTCGTTATTACCGGCGTAGGATTGCCGCTGGTCGGGGTAATTGCCGGGTCCATCTCAAAAGGTGGGTACCGGGAGTCGCTTAAAGTCGTCCATCCGGCTTTTGCAATCATTTTCATGGTGGTCATCTATCTGGCAATAGGTCCATTCTTCGCCATCCCGAGGACAGCTACAACAGCCTATGAAATGTCACTTATGCCATTCATGGACGGCACAGGGTGGGCAAGCCTGCTCATATTCTCAATTGTCTTCTTTGCTATTGTGTTTCTTTTAAGCTATAATCCGAGCCGCATGGTCGATAATATCGGCCGATTCCTTACACCGGTACTGCTGGTCACCATTGTAGCGCTTATTATCAGGGCGATTATGATGTACATAAGCAATGACCCAGGTGCCCCGGCAGAAGGGTTCGACACGACTGCACCGTTCTCAGTTGGGTTTACCGAAGGATACCTTACTATGGACGCCATCGCAGCAATCGCATTTTCAGTCATTGTTCTGAACTCAATCCGGGATCTTGGTGTCACCAGCAGAAAAGAACTGCTTATCGAAACAGTCAAAGCAAGCTCCATTGCAGCACTGCTTCTTGGTGTCATCTACGTCTCCCTTGGCTGGATCGGCAACCGTGTGAATCTGGGCGGGGAACAGGTCGATGATCAGAACCTGGGCACCTTCCTTCTGACGTTTGTCGCCAATGATTCATATGGTCAATTCGGTGCGATCCTGCTTGGTATCATCGTTGCTGTGGCATGTCTGACGACTGCTACTGGCCTGATTGTGGCAGTAAGTGAATACTTCAATAGTATCCTGCCGAAAATATCATATGAGGCATTCGTCATCATATTTACTCTGATTTCTCTTGTTCTGGCCAACCAGGGGCTTAACCAGGTTATCCAGACAAGTCTGCCGGTCCTCTACATCATCTATCCGATCGCAATGACTTCCGTTGTGTTACTGTTCCTGACATACTTTGTTCCTTCACCGAGGCTAA
This genomic interval carries:
- the brnQ gene encoding branched-chain amino acid transport system II carrier protein, producing the protein MSFKHSIIIGFMLFAMFFGAGNLIFPPGLGFQSGDYFWMAIIGFVITGVGLPLVGVIAGSISKGGYRESLKVVHPAFAIIFMVVIYLAIGPFFAIPRTATTAYEMSLMPFMDGTGWASLLIFSIVFFAIVFLLSYNPSRMVDNIGRFLTPVLLVTIVALIIRAIMMYISNDPGAPAEGFDTTAPFSVGFTEGYLTMDAIAAIAFSVIVLNSIRDLGVTSRKELLIETVKASSIAALLLGVIYVSLGWIGNRVNLGGEQVDDQNLGTFLLTFVANDSYGQFGAILLGIIVAVACLTTATGLIVAVSEYFNSILPKISYEAFVIIFTLISLVLANQGLNQVIQTSLPVLYIIYPIAMTSVVLLFLTYFVPSPRLSFQLPVALVIITSVLAVIHRNGWMNLGWIESMPLFESSFEWIPVLIIGYIAGYLIGMKQEKVKYS